The Bdellovibrionales bacterium genomic sequence CTTAAAGACATCGGTACTAAAAAAGCAAAAGCGGATGGAGAAAAGATTTCTTCAGCAGAGCTCGCTGAATCTACGAAATTAAATTTATCTCCGCGTGCGAAGCAAACGGCGAAGGCAATGGACATCGCGAAGAATGATTCCGTTGACGAAGCTAAGATCGCACGTCTTCAAAAAATGATCGACGGTGGTGAATACAAAGTGGATGCCGAAGCCATCTCTGACCGCTTGGTGAACGAACATCTTATGATCAAGTAAGATCTGAGAGGCGCAAGTGAAAGAGCAATTGTATCAAGATCTCGTTAAATCTCTCAACCAACTCGTGTGGGTCTATCGTCATCTTCTCGACACCGTTCGAAAAGAGCGCGATATTTTGACCAACGCGTACATCGACGAGATGGCCGACATTAATCAAAGTAAAGAAAAGATGCTCGAAAAAGTGCGCGAGCTCGAAGTGCAATGGTCTTCTATTGCCATCGACCTTTACTCCGTAATGAATATTGATATTGGAGAGGGCCCTCGTCTTTCGGAGCTCGCCAAATACTTTAAGGGTGCCGAAAGA encodes the following:
- the flgM gene encoding flagellar biosynthesis anti-sigma factor FlgM, with the translated sequence MKVNSKASQPLVSSRELGGLKDIGTKKAKADGEKISSAELAESTKLNLSPRAKQTAKAMDIAKNDSVDEAKIARLQKMIDGGEYKVDAEAISDRLVNEHLMIK
- a CDS encoding flagellar protein FlgN translates to MKEQLYQDLVKSLNQLVWVYRHLLDTVRKERDILTNAYIDEMADINQSKEKMLEKVRELEVQWSSIAIDLYSVMNIDIGEGPRLSELAKYFKGAERQKLEQIRSVLNLLVTRTIEVNKYNDRMIQSALAHISGAMQAVRDTLSSKSPYAKQGKRTEPTNETAGRLMSKEV